The stretch of DNA AGTAACATTTACAGACATCATTATCAAGAACAGGAACATTTCGGCGCCGGGGCAAACCAGTTGGAAAAGAATGAGTGCCCTCTGGTGAGCACACTCTGAAAAGTTATGTCAGAGAAGGTTCATGTGAGAAACAGCAGCCATTCAGTTTTGACTGGatttaaaaattcaaagaaaGCAAGAAAGTTTTTATGTTCATTCCATTCACAATTCAGGGCAGAATAAAACCTTACCACTTTGCTCAATACCTAGTTgcacccctcccccctccctcgcCTGCTACACCCTGCTAAGATTGAGTTTTGGATATTGAGCAGGGCATGTCCTGGTTTGTCTCTGCAAGCTTGGAAATTCACGAAAGCCTTGTTTTTAGCTTTCCTTTTGTGCCTCCATCCCTGTTGCTAGATTGCTCCCACGCTGTCTTATCCAGTGGCAAACAACATTCCTCTGTTCTGCCCCCAGCTGTCACAGGCTCTGCACACTGTTAACCCTCCCGGCACACCTGCAATTTCATCTTTTGTCTGATTATGTGGAGGCTTTCAGTTACATTCTGATTAGCTGTTCATTAAACGTTTAATACCGCTCCTGATGAATTAACAGTATTTAAATACTGTCAAACTTCTACTGGGTTTTCTTCTGTTAAGATAACGCTTTAATCCCTCAAAGAGGGAAAATTGTTCAATAAAGCAGCTCAGTATAGAGTAAATGAAAGCAGACGACAGTAAATAACAGAAGTAAAAGAAGATAGAATTAAAAGAAGAAAGCTATTAGATAAGAAACTTTTACGTGTAGATAAACGTGAATATCTACACTGTGCACACCtccaaaagacacacacagtgtgacgCGTTACACTAAAGTGTGTAGTGGTTTCACAGTTAGGTAGGGTATTATACCTAACTGTGAAGATGTGAAGACCTGGAGGTTTTGAAAGCAGTCAAAATATATATTAAGACATAAACAGAATAAACTTATagctcctgaaaaacaaaaataccaacaacaaataaaatgcaaatgtgttctTAATTAAGATCCCTTTTCATGACTTGTCTAGATTTATTGAAACATAACGCTGGGCAGGGCAGGATGTCAAAACTGGTTTTGATGCATtgatagaaaaagaaagtcattaCTTTAATCCTCATACTGATATGATAAATATGAAGGTAAATGTCTGGCTTTGGGGGTTCTTTGGACATAGCATGGTTAGTTGTTTCCTTCAGCATCCAATTCTTTGGCTGAGATATACTGAAATATACTTCTATACGAAGTAAATGTcagccaaaacacaaaacaaatcgTTTAATTAGATTACATTTCACAGAATCCTCATCCCAATAGAGCGATATCTAAAATGAAGACACACACTTCCAACCTACTGAGCTTTCACTCAGCTTGAACTCCGTTAGACATCAGCACCTTTAGCCTACAAGGAAAAGCACACCATTAGTTTACTATCTCACCCTGACTATTTGCCACTAGTGTGTGTCCTctcaccagagagagagagggtgccATAAATGTAAGATCTGTCAGCACACATCTCCATCAGCTGATACCACTTTGACTCAGAGCCAGATGATTGGGGGCAAGGTTATTTGAAAAACATTCACCTCTGAACTTGGACATCCAGTTCCTCAGCTCTTAACCCACAGACATTAAATGCAGCGACGTTGCTGACTCATCCAAACAGACCTCTCACTGCTCCGTTGGCATGAGATCACCCATCTAACCAAAAACCAAGCTCTGCAAAACAGCTCCCAGAAAACATCATCAGCAAGCTGAGGTTACTTTGGTTCAAACTATTTAAAGATGCCCTCTCACACACTCCCTACTGACAGACATTAGCTCTGCTGCTATGGAGcaaaaggagaagcagcagtAGTTTAGATGACTCagatattttactgtataaccTCAAAGTTTTTGATGCTCTTAGCTTCACTTCCCCATTTGCTATGTGTCCTTTTGTCCTGCTAGCATCCCCTTTTTACAGGGTCAGGCTTAATAATTGCTCTTGTGCTGGTTGGCAGTGTAACATGGTCTTCATTTGCTTGTGTTTGACCTGGACTGGGTAGCACGGTGGTAGAGTTGTTAAGTCCCAGGTTTttgttcctgggcctggggcctaactgtgcagactttgcatgttttcccccgTGCTTGCATGgctttggctccagcacccctggagatgaatgaatgacctggACAAGGACTGCTGTTTAGCTGAACATATATCTTACTGTGTGCCACACACCTCTACAAGTTACACACTATTGCAATATGATACCATTAAAAGTTTTACAGGTTAAAGCCTTGAATTAAAACTTTAATAACTGTAACGCGCTGTTACAGGTATTCAAAGATACGACAAACTCAAGGTagaatacaagtaaaagtaaattttaaacaaactaCAGATGAAAAGCcaaatgaagaacaaaacacaagaaaaattgAACACAAAGGAAGAGCTAAAATGAACGCAGttaattacaattacaatttaaaaaggtGGGTTTTTACTTTCCCTTAACTGTTTGAATGTCCTTTAAAAGACAGCAAAGAACATTTTAATCCAAAGCAAAATAGCTGGACAATCTGGCACAGACTCTGCTGAAAGCTAAATTGACCTCTTTGGGATATCACATGTAGATGTCGCAGTATCTGACCAAGCCGTACACAAGTAATCTTTGTTCCTGTGAAAAATGAGAGAACACAGAAATCTGGTGGGTTGACAACAGAAAGTCCTAAAGGGCAAAGTTCATTACACATGGGCACTGCAGGAAACATCACAATAATAACCTGCAAACATCCAATAAATAATATGACTTCTCAGGTATGACCAATTATTTATAGGTGACCGGTAATATTATGGTAGTTAATCAgcctcttaattttttttatctattagGGAAGATACTCTGCcaacaatattttaatttctttgccaGTACAAGAAACTTGGCAGTCTGTCTGATGGACAAGCCAAATATTGTGGGGGTAAGCATAGAATATATAGGAATATGCAATAGTATATTTGTTGCTCAATACGCTGGAATAAACACTTTCTTTCCACATCAAACTTCTCTTGATTCAGCCAATTTCGAAATCCTGGAAATTTGTGGTAAATAactttcaatgaaaaaaaaaaaaaaaaaacagacagagggagagtgtgtgtccCAACAATGTCCCCTTTGTAAGTCTGTTCTTTTATTCATTAccatcatgttgttgttttttttgtttttttctttttaaaatccgGGCTCTGTATTTTATTACCCATAATTTCTGGTTTCGACAGGGGGTGTACAGAACCTGATTGTGTCCCCGAGTCTGAACATGCCCATCTTGTAGTGCTGACACTTTAGTTCTTGAGAGATCTGGGAATCTGCAGCACTACTTCATTCAAGTACAACAAGTACAGCATTTATATCACATGCACATTTGGAGCATGTAAtaggaacaaaaacaatgagctaCTTTAAACACTGGAACTGAAGGGAGGGGATTGTTATGGAAAAGTACCTCATATGTGgggtgttgtgtttctgtcGGGGGTGCAAACGGTCCAAACGATCAGTGGTGGCAGGGCGCTTTGAAAAGAAATGCATATGTGACACTTAGAAGTTACATCCTGGTGCCAGGAGGATTTGTAGcccttgatgatgatgaacaacAGCTTTGTAAAAATCAGTGGCAGATATAGTTTCCAAATCTGtgactcaagtaaaagtaaccATACCTTTACTGCAAAAAAAGAGTAcaatttgtaatattttttaaacacaattgTATCCTAAATCACATCATTGTGAAACTTTAAACAGTACAATCAGAAGGCTTAGAGCTTCAAGAATATGTGATTTTTGAAtgcagaagacagacagacacatttatCCACCAAATATCACAGCATTGGGCTAGTCTGATGCAAAATGCTTATTTTTGACTTAATCTCTTTCTTGGTTTAATGCTGATTAAACATGTAAAAGCATGTAACGGGGAAGAGGCAGAAATGTGTGAAAGGTTCAGTGAGCTGAATagaaagaaagtttaaaaaaaaaaagaaagaaagaaagaaagaaaacagacacaaagatgaATGGTGGAAGGGTAACTTTTACCCCGTTAATCCTGTCACAGCCCGGTTGCTCAATCAGCCCGGTGAGAACTTCGGCCGCCGTGTGGAAGAAAACAGGATCATCACCACGTGAACGCGCGCCGCGCCCCCCTCGGCGACACCCGCAGCGGCAGCAGCCTCCCGGATCGTATAAAAGCCCTCAGTCCGGGACCAGCAGCACGGAGGAAGCTCTGATCTCAGGTGAGGCGGACACAGTGCGAGTCTAATCCCATCCTCCAAGACATCGGTCCTTCTGAGTCTTACTTTTAAAATGCTTGCATTTTAAACAGCTCAGTTGCTGGATGtgacttgatttatttgttttgttgttgtaagCTTTTCAAGCGTTCTAAAGTCCTGGTCTGTGTTATTTTCTTGTtgaagttttggttttttttttgctgacttttccccctttctttctctctcaggtgAATCTGAATAACAACCATGAAGGCTGTGGCTCTGATCCTCGCTCTGGCAGTCATCACCGgtgagtgttttgtttagttttatcagttttgttAGTTTTAGCAGGTCTTTTATTTggtgtgtattcatgtgtttaACCCACGCTTTACCACATGTGCCCACAACAGGCTGCCACTGCCGTGTGCTGCCCCAGGCTGATGCCACCAAAGACCACTGGGAGGAAACTGTGGAGCGTTTCTGGCAGTACATCTCTGACCTGAACACAAAGACCGATGGAGTGGTGCACAACCTGAAGACCTCTCAGTTCAGCAGGGAACTTGAgtaagttgattttttttttttttaatttatcttgCCTTCTCATTAAAATTTTCCCCGATAGAGTCCACTTCTTGGTTCCCAAATACTCCTGTGTCCCTCACATCTTATATTCTGACCAGCTAACGAAATAGCCACGGTTTCTTACGTGACCATCTCCTTGTTCTCATTCCAGCACTCTGATCACTGACACCATGGCTGAGCTGACAACATACGGTGATGAAATCCAGACCAAGCTGGGTCCCTACACTGAGATCCCATCTGGTCAGCTTACCCAGGACCTGCAGCTCCTGGCAAACAAACTCCACAATGACATGCTGGATGCCAAAGAGCGCAGCACTGAGTATCTTGGTGAGCTCAAGACCATGGTGGAGCAGAACACCGATGACGTCCGCAACCGCATCAGCACCTACACCAACAAGCTGAAGAAGCGCCTGAACAAGGACACCGAGGTGATCCGCAAGTAAGTAGGCTGATGAGTCTCGGACTGAAAACCTTATGTGGTTGTTGTCGTATATGAAACCGAAATGACTCGCTCCTCTTCCCCGCCAGCACCGTGGCTACCTACCTGGGTGAGGTCCAGTCCCGTGCCTCCCAGAACATGGAGACCATGAAAGGACACGTTGAGCCCATCGTCCAACAAGCCGGTGACACCGCCAACAAGAGGCTGACCGACCTTTCCACCATGCTGAGGAGCCAGGCCGAGGGTCTGGGCCAGCAGTTGGAGGTTCAGGCTGAGACCCTCAAGACCCAGATGG from Echeneis naucrates chromosome 6, fEcheNa1.1, whole genome shotgun sequence encodes:
- the apoeb gene encoding apolipoprotein Eb; this translates as MKAVALILALAVITGCHCRVLPQADATKDHWEETVERFWQYISDLNTKTDGVVHNLKTSQFSRELDTLITDTMAELTTYGDEIQTKLGPYTEIPSGQLTQDLQLLANKLHNDMLDAKERSTEYLGELKTMVEQNTDDVRNRISTYTNKLKKRLNKDTEVIRNTVATYLGEVQSRASQNMETMKGHVEPIVQQAGDTANKRLTDLSTMLRSQAEGLGQQLEVQAETLKTQMEVTAQELRTSLEGKIDELTALLTPYATKIREEFESMMEKAKVPAA